From the genome of Bartonella sp. M0283:
ATGTGAGCAAAATCCGCTTCTTTTTGCCAAACGCGCAACACCTCTTTAAAAAAAATTGTAAAACTATCTTCAAACCAATCAAGCCTCATTTGAATAGCGGAAGATTATCGGGAATATTGTCAAGTTTATCACGATAGAGGCTCACAAAAGTTTCAAGATCACAAAGCGTTCCAAGATCAGAAGCACCACTTTTCGCGCTTTCGTTTTTTTGCGGTGTTTTGGCGTTCTCCTGTTTTTCCGGTGCGTTAACACCCTTTGCTTTTTCCGGCGTTTTATCCCCTTTCTCGTCCCTTCTGCTGTTTTCGTCTTTTCCGGATAAACTGCATTCCGGATTGGTATAAATTTCGCGGGCAATCGGGTTTTTCTCTGAAAGCGGCGTTAAAAACCGCCATTCATCAAGTGTTCGCGCAGCAAATGACAATTGCACGGCCAAGCGGCCGGTTTTGTTATTTTTATAACGCTTGAATATCAACATGCCACCGGGGGGAATATCGTCTGCCGGATAGGAAGCAAGTTTCCAATGAAAATCCAATATGGTTTTGATTTGTGAAATATTGGTGTCATGGCCAACAAATATAACAAGAGGGAACCTGAGTTCTGGATAGCTTTCTTCATTTTCCGCCACGCTACCGGCAATAAGGCTATTTGTTATTTCATGCATTAAAATATTGCCACCGGTTCTTGCAATTTCCATTGTATTGTCGAGAAGGTCATATTTTGCTGCATGAAGGCTCATGAGCTTCAACACGTCGTCCGCATTTTTTACGTGCCCGAATGCCACATCCTGAAGGGGCAATCCCTCACTATATTGCAAGCGGATGGTTTCGGAAATTGCACTGGCAGAAGAGACGGGGCCGGTCAATTTATATTTTCCGGATTTTGTTTTTTTGAAGCCCCATTTTTCATCCAGAAATTGGCAGT
Proteins encoded in this window:
- a CDS encoding histidine-type phosphatase codes for the protein MKKSTDMSIATIRFLRAKICRLMAVFIVVLLLSLSISKPEAIAGEDFSDYTLDKVVVLMRHGVRPQNDTAKLDHATGKNWPQWLVPDGNLSGHGYAGIVDQSRYMFENWKSEGLALSSPCPKKNEVFIWASPIERTVATAQALTDGMFPGCGITPSHLPLQKKDPLFQSVEMGLAHPDPKKVDNEVLEAMGGSPEKAAQKYADDVALLRQTVCGTGVTNCQFLDEKWGFKKTKSGKYKLTGPVSSASAISETIRLQYSEGLPLQDVAFGHVKNADDVLKLMSLHAAKYDLLDNTMEIARTGGNILMHEITNSLIAGSVAENEESYPELRFPLVIFVGHDTNISQIKTILDFHWKLASYPADDIPPGGMLIFKRYKNNKTGRLAVQLSFAARTLDEWRFLTPLSEKNPIAREIYTNPECSLSGKDENSRRDEKGDKTPEKAKGVNAPEKQENAKTPQKNESAKSGASDLGTLCDLETFVSLYRDKLDNIPDNLPLFK